In a genomic window of Thiosocius teredinicola:
- a CDS encoding helix-turn-helix transcriptional regulator, translating into MSAVMISQNDTFMSVKQVATYLQLNEKKVYALVNEGKMPATKVTGKWMFPRELIDRWMMDSAHGGLLTDRLVVAGSDDPLLYRAVTAFARDVNALAQVSYTPTGTRLGLELLQANRVDISALHWGPAAESRTRHPALLRQHPQHRHWVLIRAFGREQGLMVRPGLVADPQDIESLLAAGHRWVQRQPGAGAQRFLMEIRKNTAGAPALNVTTTALSEREAATAIVLGLADIAPGARSAATEAGLDFVTCGTEAFDLALPRNIWFRRLFQDMLARLQSGECRQMADMLGGYDFSESGQLIWGDE; encoded by the coding sequence ATGTCAGCCGTCATGATTTCGCAAAACGATACCTTCATGAGCGTCAAGCAGGTCGCCACTTACCTGCAGCTCAATGAGAAGAAGGTCTATGCACTGGTCAACGAAGGCAAGATGCCGGCGACCAAGGTGACCGGCAAGTGGATGTTCCCGCGTGAGTTGATCGACCGCTGGATGATGGATTCGGCGCACGGCGGCTTGCTGACCGACCGGTTGGTGGTTGCCGGAAGTGACGATCCCTTGCTATACCGTGCCGTGACTGCGTTTGCACGTGATGTAAATGCATTGGCGCAGGTCAGTTACACACCCACCGGCACGCGGCTGGGGCTGGAACTGCTGCAGGCAAACCGGGTGGACATCAGCGCGCTGCATTGGGGGCCGGCGGCCGAAAGCCGCACGCGCCATCCGGCCTTGCTGCGGCAACACCCGCAGCATCGGCACTGGGTGCTGATCAGGGCGTTCGGCCGCGAACAGGGCCTGATGGTGAGACCGGGCCTGGTCGCCGACCCACAGGATATCGAATCGCTGCTCGCTGCCGGCCATCGTTGGGTGCAGCGCCAACCCGGCGCCGGGGCGCAACGCTTTCTGATGGAGATCCGTAAGAACACGGCGGGCGCACCGGCGTTGAATGTCACGACGACAGCGTTGTCGGAACGCGAAGCGGCCACGGCCATCGTGCTCGGGTTGGCCGACATCGCGCCGGGTGCGCGGTCTGCGGCGACCGAGGCCGGCCTGGACTTCGTTACCTGCGGCACCGAGGCGTTCGATCTTGCGCTGCCGCGCAACATCTGGTTCCGCCGTCTGTTCCAAGACATGCTGGCCAGGCTGCAGTCCGGTGAATGCCGCCAGATGGCGGACATGCTCGGCGGCTACGATTTCAGCGAAAGCGGGCAGTTGATCTGGGGTGACGAGTAG